Proteins from one Triticum aestivum cultivar Chinese Spring chromosome 7A, IWGSC CS RefSeq v2.1, whole genome shotgun sequence genomic window:
- the LOC123147622 gene encoding putative 4-hydroxy-4-methyl-2-oxoglutarate aldolase 3 has translation MGSEKFPTPVADLCDANASLILAGELRILEPVFQPYGQCRSFSGRVVTMRVLEHNAGLRALLETPGEGRVLVLDGGGSKRCALIGGTLAEVARGSGWAGAVVNGCVRDVDDVNGCAISVRALASNPRKPGKSGATEMHVDVDVGGAVVRDGEWLYADSDGIIVCDREIYG, from the coding sequence ATGGGTTCAGAGAAGTTCCCAACCCCTGTGGCCGACCTGTGCGACGCGAACGCCTCACTGATCCTCGCCGGCGAGCTGCGCATCCTGGAGCCCGTCTTCCAGCCGTACGGCCAGTGCAGGTCCTTCTCGGGCCGGGTGGTCACCATGCGCGTCCTCGAGCACAACGCGGGCCTGCGCGCGCTCCTGGAGACCCCTGGCGAGGGCCGCGTCCTGGTGCTCGACGGCGGTGGCAGCAAGCGGTGCGCGCTCATCGGCGGCACGCTGGCGGAGGTGGCGCGCGGCAGCGGCTGGGCGGGCGCTGTCGTGAACGGCTGCGTCCGCGACGTGGATGACGTGAACGGCTGCGCCATCAGCGTCCGCGCGCTCGCCAGCAACCCCCGCAAGCCCGGGAAGAGCGGCGCCACGGAGATGCACGTGGACGTCGACGTCGGCGGCGCCGTGGTCCGTGACGGGGAGTGGCTCTACGCGGACAGCGACGGCATCATTGTCTGCGACAGGGAGATCTACGGTTGA